Below is a window of Gilliamella sp. ESL0405 DNA.
AGTTACACCAGCATAAGTACCGCTTAATGTCCATGTTATAGTATAGTTAGCTGTTTTTTCTGATTCACCATTATTTGGTAATTCATCACCATTATCATCGTTCCATACTACAGCAGCAAATCTTTCGCCGTATTTAGGTGCTGGAGCGCCAGCAACGGTATAGTTAACACTTCTATCTATATTACCACTAGCATCGGTTTTAAAGATACCTAACTTAGTATCATTGCCTTCGATAGGACCTGTACCGTTGTTAGCATCGTCAGTATCACCCGGACCGAATGGACCACCGGTAACAGTGTCTAACTCTACTTTATTATCTTGATGATCAGGAGCTGTATTGGCCCAAATATCGTTTACATATAACCATTCGTTTGCATCTGGTAAACCATAGGTAGTTTTTTCTTGAAGACGGTAACCAACTACTTCAGCACCGGCAAACTCACTAGTAATTTGGAAAGAAATCTCACCTGCTTCACCAGAATTATTTGTAGAAAAAGTTACGTTATTAACTTTATCCCAAGTAGCGCTAGTTCTATCTTTTTTGATATAAACTTCAAGTGTCGCTTTTACTGCTTCAGAGGTATCTTCATCACCATCGACATCATGTAAATCATATTTAACATGAACCCAGTCGCCCACTTTAACTTTATTTTTATTGCCATTAGTAGAACCAACAGGGTTAGCGCCAGCTTGGTCAGTAGTTACACGAAGGGTCATGGTATGATCATTTTGAGTACCCTTAGAATACATTACAGGCTTATTACCTTGGATAGAGCTTGATGCAGTACCTTCTACGGCATAAGCACTACTTGCTGTAAAACCAGCGATAAATAAGCCTAATGCCACTTTTTTAATTGTTAGATTTTTCATGTTTAACTTCCTATTTTTCTTTAAATTAACATGTTGTATTTATATAAATACACCATTTTCGGGTGTTCCCTATTAGGTTACCTAAGTATTTGATGTACCAGGTAACCGAAACTTATTATTAATTAACGCTAACTTGCAATTTAAACCCTTGGTCGCCAGCACATGCCGGTAGCGAGGTATTAATTGGAGTCCAATCTATGTATGATGGTGCCCCATTAACTGCACTAATACTTGTTCCGGATGAAGCATAACTATTCATGTTAAGGCTTCTAATTGTATAGTGAGCATTTATCCCCATACCTACGTTAAACCATGGACCGGTAGGATTATCAATTGCGTTTGGTAGTGCAGCTGTTGTTGCATTCCCCGGACAAGCAGAACTATTATCATCAACCAAAGACCACACTACAAAAGGATCAGTGATTTCAGTTGTACCATCTACACTATAAGCTTTGACATAGTATTCATTGCCAACTTTCCATTCATTTGGACCACTTGGTTCAAATTGAAGGGTATTACCAACGGTGCTCGCAACTAATACGCCGTCACTACGATAAACTTTAATTAAACCAGCTTGGCCACCAGCAAAGTCTACAGACGCTTTATTAAATGATGTACCATATTGATCCAATGCAACTGTAAAATCTACGACGCCAACAAAATTGGATGCAACGTCAATGGTGTAAGTATCACCTAATGCTTCAGCACCTGCGGCAGTCGAAGCTTTATCAGAAATCTTACCGCCCTTCTTAACTTGTTCAAATGATTTAACAATAATACAAGGCTCTTTTGACGGACAAGAATTTACATTGCCTGAAGTACCATCAATCAAGTTTACTTTCTTACCGTTACTTGTAGCTGTCCATAAATTTAAAACTGATGACTGGAATGTTTTACCAATTTTTTGCATCAATAAAGCATCACTGAAACCGTCAAAATCATCTGCTAAGCTCCAACTTCTTGTCGCACCGGATTTAGGTTTTACTAAACTAGCTAATAACGTTACGCTATTATGTCCATCAGCATCCTGATTAATTAGTGAAGTTGGATTACCTGTTTGATCTATCGCCCATACACCAACTTTACGAAGCTCAGGGTTAGGTAATACCTCAAACGAAACTGAATTAGATGTTGCTGTTTTACCACGGCTATCCGTTACCGTTACCGATAATGAATATTTACCATTAGTTCTAACCGGATGACGGTCACCATTATCATCTAAATAGTTAGGCGCAGTAATTTTCCAGTTATCAAGTTCAGCCGGTGGATTTGCCCATGTAGAAGTTGTACAAATTCCTACATTAGAACATAAGAAACCGCCTCCGGCATCAATGTCTAACATATCGCCTGACCATGTTAATTTAGATAAGCCTTTAACATTATGAGCACCAATTGTGACACCATAGCTATGTCCTTCAATCAATTGAACTGCTTCAAGCCCTAAATCAACTGTCATTTTCTTGTCTTTATATTCAAGAACAATGTAGTTATTACGATCGACTAAATCATAACGGCTACCTTTTAAGGAGCGTGCAAGTTGAACCATATCAGGATCAAGTTGGTCTTTCAGTGGCACGCCAATACGATAATCAAGTGTTAACTGCGCATTAGTAGCTTTTTTACTATCTTGACCATGCTTGTGTTCCGCTTTAATTGTAAAAAGAGGAACTGGCGTATAATCAACACCAAAAGTTAAAGCACTCGGATTTTTTTGTAGATTATCTTTACCAAATAGCGCAACTTTATCACCAAAGTATTTTTCATACATAAGTGAACCACCTAAATGTGGATACTGAGGTAAATAGCCTTGGAAACGGACATCATAACCTTTCGCTGCTCTTTCTAAGTAATCATCAAAATCTTTGGAATCTTTCCAATCAGATAGTGGATGATAATAGTTCACCGCTAACTTCATGTAATCACTCCAAGCTTCGGCACCAATACCTAAACGATTGTGCGAACGTTGGAAATCATGATCTAAAAATACGTTATAGCCAAGTAACCATTTATTATCTGCCACATCCCAACGTTGACCGATACCAAAGTTACCTATACGTCGATTGTGTTCATATTCCTGAAATGACAACTGAGTAAAGATTAATGTACTGTCAGTATCATACCAAGGACTAAACAATTTAAGATTAACGTTATCGAAGCTGCCTTTATCACTTAAGTTAAATTGTAATTGAGCTTTACCAAAACGACCTAAGAAGTCTTGTACAGTATTGCGTACCGGATCGACAACTTGATTTTTAACGCCATTACGAATGTAATCTTCGGCGTATTGTTTACCTTTATTTCTTAAATGGCCTGATAAACCACCATTTTCTGCAGAAGTAATTGATTTCCAATCTTGTGATGCTAACGTTTGTAACGTTGAAGCGATTTGAGTTGCAAGCGCATCTTTATTTTGCTTAGGATCATAGTTATCATCAGAACCTAGACTAGGTAGATTTTCATACTTATCTATTTTATTACTGTTTGTAGTAAGTGCAGGTAAAACTTGTGAGTTTTCAGGTAGAACTAAAAGTTCACCAACTTCAACAACATCTTTTTTATCAAATCGACCAGCATTCATTTCTCGCAACTCAGAAACAGAAATGCCACTTATAAGTGCGATTTGATATAAGCTACGTTGTTCATTATTGATCATCTCACGAGCTTTTACGCCGTTTTTCAATTCAAACACTTTATTACTATCAACAGTATTTGACGACACTTTGGTATCCACTGCATTAGCAACTGATTGCCAACCCAACGCGGCAATAACAAGTGCTGATATTACTGTAAAATTAAGATTCTTTCTCATCTTAATTATTCCTTATATTCCACTGACAAGCGTATGAAACAAAACTTTTAATTCTGATACCGCATCGTCGTTATTAGTTGTGATTTTTAAAAATATTACCAAAATAGTTTATTGTTTTTAATATTACTATTTTTTGTTCTTTAAATTTCTTTACAAAAGTAATTAAAGTTACGGAAATTTTATTACAAAAAAGTCATTTAGCAAAATATTTTATTAGTTTTTTTTAACATTTTTGTAAAGATATTTTTTATCTTTAATTATCAATATGTTATAAAACAGAAAAAAACAAAAAAAGTAACAGTTTTGAGTAATTTATTGAAAATAATGACATTAACAATAACATCAAAAGAGAAAAAATTGAAAAAAATGTCATGTTAATTGTCATTTAGGTAAAAAAAAACTTGAAATTGATACTTCAAGTTTTTTTCCATGTTTGCTGTTCGATATCAAGACAATTAAAGTCATTGTTCTTCGTTATAAATTTCCAGATTTTCAGACTCTTTAAAGGTAGGCGAATTTTTGATTGTACTTCTTTGCTGTTCTAAAGAAGAAAAATAACGGCTATCAATTCCTTCCGTAATATATTTACCATCAAATACTGAACACTCAAAATGTTCAATTTTCGGGTTTTCTTGTCTAATTGCATCAATTAAATCAGTGAGATCTTGAAAAATAAGTTTATCAGCACCAATGTCATGAGCGATTTCATCAACTGTTCGATTATAGGCAATAAGTTCACTTGCTATTGGCATATCAATACCATAAACATTTGGATGTCTGATTTCCGGCGCAGCGGAAGCTAAATAAACTTTTTTGGCACCCACTGAACGCACCATTTCTAAAATTTTTTCCGAAGTAGTTCCCCGCACAATGGAATCATCGACTAACAGAACATTTTTACCTTCAAACTCAATACGATTAGCATTGAGTTTTCTTCTAACCGATAGTTTGCGGGCGCTTTGACCCGGCATAATAAATGTTCGACCAATATAACGATTTTTAACAAATCCTTGCCGATAAGGTTTATTTAATATTCTTGCGATTTCTAAAGCTGCATCACAGGAAGTTTCGGGAATAGGAATAACAACATCGATATCAATATCTTTCCACTCTCTGGCAATTTTTTGTCCCAGCTTTTGCCCCATTGAAATGCGAGATTGGTAAACCGATACCCCATTCATTAATGAATCAGGTCTGGCAAAATAGACATATTCAAATATACATGGATAGTATTGAGGATTATCAGCACATTGTTGAGCGTAAAGTTGGCCATCTTGAGTAATGTAAATCGCCTCACCGGGCTCGACATCTCGCATAAACTCAAAGTCAAGAATATCGAGTGCAACACTTTCCGATGCAACCATATATTCAACCTTTTGATTTTCAACCACCCTTTTACCAATCACTA
It encodes the following:
- a CDS encoding inverse autotransporter beta domain-containing protein, which produces MRKNLNFTVISALVIAALGWQSVANAVDTKVSSNTVDSNKVFELKNGVKAREMINNEQRSLYQIALISGISVSELREMNAGRFDKKDVVEVGELLVLPENSQVLPALTTNSNKIDKYENLPSLGSDDNYDPKQNKDALATQIASTLQTLASQDWKSITSAENGGLSGHLRNKGKQYAEDYIRNGVKNQVVDPVRNTVQDFLGRFGKAQLQFNLSDKGSFDNVNLKLFSPWYDTDSTLIFTQLSFQEYEHNRRIGNFGIGQRWDVADNKWLLGYNVFLDHDFQRSHNRLGIGAEAWSDYMKLAVNYYHPLSDWKDSKDFDDYLERAAKGYDVRFQGYLPQYPHLGGSLMYEKYFGDKVALFGKDNLQKNPSALTFGVDYTPVPLFTIKAEHKHGQDSKKATNAQLTLDYRIGVPLKDQLDPDMVQLARSLKGSRYDLVDRNNYIVLEYKDKKMTVDLGLEAVQLIEGHSYGVTIGAHNVKGLSKLTWSGDMLDIDAGGGFLCSNVGICTTSTWANPPAELDNWKITAPNYLDDNGDRHPVRTNGKYSLSVTVTDSRGKTATSNSVSFEVLPNPELRKVGVWAIDQTGNPTSLINQDADGHNSVTLLASLVKPKSGATRSWSLADDFDGFSDALLMQKIGKTFQSSVLNLWTATSNGKKVNLIDGTSGNVNSCPSKEPCIIVKSFEQVKKGGKISDKASTAAGAEALGDTYTIDVASNFVGVVDFTVALDQYGTSFNKASVDFAGGQAGLIKVYRSDGVLVASTVGNTLQFEPSGPNEWKVGNEYYVKAYSVDGTTEITDPFVVWSLVDDNSSACPGNATTAALPNAIDNPTGPWFNVGMGINAHYTIRSLNMNSYASSGTSISAVNGAPSYIDWTPINTSLPACAGDQGFKLQVSVN
- the purF gene encoding amidophosphoribosyltransferase, producing the protein MCGVVGIVGCSTVNQSIYDALTVLQHRGQDAAGIVTIDEQNRFRLRKANGLVKDVFQEHHMQRLQGKLGIGHIRYPTAGSSSPSEAQPFYVNSPYGIALAHNGNLTNTDQLRDKVFELARRHINTNSDSEVLLNVFASELDKFPTYPLSADNIFTAIHNLHNIIKGAYACVAMIIGHGLVAFRDPYGIRPLVIGKRVVENQKVEYMVASESVALDILDFEFMRDVEPGEAIYITQDGQLYAQQCADNPQYYPCIFEYVYFARPDSLMNGVSVYQSRISMGQKLGQKIAREWKDIDIDVVIPIPETSCDAALEIARILNKPYRQGFVKNRYIGRTFIMPGQSARKLSVRRKLNANRIEFEGKNVLLVDDSIVRGTTSEKILEMVRSVGAKKVYLASAAPEIRHPNVYGIDMPIASELIAYNRTVDEIAHDIGADKLIFQDLTDLIDAIRQENPKIEHFECSVFDGKYITEGIDSRYFSSLEQQRSTIKNSPTFKESENLEIYNEEQ